Proteins found in one Paenibacillus borealis genomic segment:
- a CDS encoding helix-turn-helix transcriptional regulator, whose translation MKINRLLGIVVYLLNRETVSGRVLAGKFEVSARTIQRDIEAISLAGIPVGSLQGLNGGYYIMDSFKMNRQLLRPQDYAYILAALKGFVSGYDSRQAQDTVEKMIALSPDKDAVPQAFQLNLGVLQEGMGTGESIAVLEQAIREKSTVQFQYTNARHTASCRRVEPLLLTYKWYAWYLFAYCCEQEDYRLFRLSRMRDILALPEPFTTVHGDAELLLAGHGDNRVYISIKLLCPAEYRVLLEEALPNARLLETRGQKLVMGFTVPEEEEGWFGIILQHSHQLTVLEPESLREKLLARAGIILDTYS comes from the coding sequence ATGAAGATTAATCGTTTACTGGGCATCGTAGTCTATCTGCTCAACCGGGAGACCGTCAGCGGGCGGGTGCTGGCCGGGAAGTTCGAAGTGTCGGCACGGACCATTCAGCGGGACATTGAAGCGATCAGTCTGGCCGGGATTCCCGTAGGCTCGCTGCAGGGGCTAAACGGAGGCTACTATATTATGGACAGCTTCAAGATGAACAGGCAGCTGCTTCGGCCGCAGGATTATGCGTATATTCTGGCTGCCCTAAAAGGCTTCGTATCCGGCTATGACAGCAGGCAAGCCCAGGATACCGTGGAGAAAATGATTGCCCTGTCGCCGGATAAGGATGCGGTTCCGCAAGCTTTTCAGCTGAATCTCGGGGTGCTTCAGGAAGGTATGGGGACCGGCGAAAGTATCGCTGTACTTGAACAAGCCATCCGTGAGAAGAGTACCGTTCAGTTTCAATATACGAATGCCCGTCATACGGCTTCCTGCAGGCGGGTTGAGCCGCTGCTGTTGACCTACAAGTGGTATGCCTGGTATTTATTTGCCTATTGCTGTGAGCAAGAGGATTACCGTCTGTTCCGCTTGTCGCGGATGCGCGATATCCTGGCTCTGCCCGAACCGTTCACCACAGTTCACGGGGATGCGGAGCTTCTGCTGGCCGGGCACGGAGACAACCGGGTCTATATAAGTATTAAGCTGCTTTGTCCGGCGGAGTACAGGGTGCTGCTGGAAGAGGCTTTGCCGAATGCCAGGCTGCTGGAGACGCGCGGGCAAAAGCTGGTGATGGGCTTTACGGTGCCAGAAGAGGAGGAGGGCTGGTTCGGCATTATCCTGCAGCACAGCCATCAGCTCACTGTTCTTGAACCGGAGTCACTCCGGGAGAAGCTGCTGGCCAGGGCCGGAATTATTCTGGATACTTACAGCTGA
- a CDS encoding PAS domain S-box protein — MDTRKANKWLGGLAVYLVAYMAAVLLDNHLMFGIITVIAPVLVCLYYRISGPPPALLKRPFRLISYGFFMWVICDALLMTGTYGFHFSTEDTSKFTLTALTLYSFTRMIILVAVLQIYGILRRGINNLQVLWDQITTLECIVGSIWFVFFQDGSYRLADLDYRTLILFFYLLAPLLTLASLMLIWVYMKREYRTTGFKMLIFSIALVSSVDLVQALNNGIMSGYIIDGLYKLSIVCTAASWILIQQYPKQAEQGPAEAQPVTEGRTLKSGVLFMAYPALIFIIKGFSVYVFLYFTIIIMAYFIVRLYAKQIAYTRKLLETEREYSEKLRLYMDVVEQSPLSIVITDMNSLIEYINPYFTEVTGYTKNEAVGNKPSILRSDKNQAETYRNMWEKLTLEGKWQGEFINRKKDGQEYTEAVIISSIKNESGQTTHYVGIKENVSEYKRIKKELSDQLYFTSQLVDTLPHPLFYMDAEGNFIGCNTAYEEAFQISRQVFTGTPMSRLPHLSKEGFGILSEMKEEVTASGQPATRQIQRSFATGEEHDILYSLSAYRLSDGTVGGYLGILTDISDLKNKEKELLTSRNFLDAIINHIPVMINVKDAQSLKIFKANQAGASFLGLTPEEMEGKDNYDLYPEELAGRLNGSDRKVLETGRLFSEIEIVTDDAELCNLKYVLASKVPILDAEGKPLYLLSVSEDITEVKRKEEELKYALNLAEEATAAKSQFLANMSHEIRTPMNAIIGMAYLALKTDLDAKQNDYISKIHNAGTSLLGIINEILDFSKVESGKLELENIDFELPDVIGNVVDISGQTALDKGLQMSVQIPPDVPRQLSGDPLRLGQILTNLLSNAVKFTESGEVVILVERISMIDSMTKLKFSVQDTGIGMSKESEGKLFQAFTQADSSTTRRFGGTGLGLAISRKLVEIMGGSLWVESEEGKGSTFSFTAWFGIPAVPDSGARVLTGQASGVKDKDYGLSGVRVLLVEDNEINQQIAEELLLSQGMIIDIAGNGAEAVQKIGEMSADQPYQLVLMDLQMPVMDGFEAARIIRAREAELPIIAMTARTMEEERERSFAAGMNGHVAKPVDPDILFAKISRWTSDAPREDQPDYDERERVRPSQEAQETSGFRIEGIDTENGLRRVGSNEALYIQLLLKYSESQRHTARKIRGFIKQGDEEAVYMLAHSLKGVAGNLGVTEVQRLADSLGKLPNYHEQPAKVEALLLRLEAAVLESFTAIRGEWESVEPSAALIAEVYPESDAQPLALIAGKLLAMLKDSDSEAVDYFISVRRQLAEYMQPEQMVQLADSLNRFEYEDAIASIETVIPESNYEQRLI, encoded by the coding sequence ATGGATACACGTAAAGCTAACAAATGGCTTGGAGGATTGGCAGTCTATCTTGTAGCCTATATGGCTGCGGTACTGCTTGACAATCATCTGATGTTTGGAATCATTACAGTTATAGCTCCCGTGCTGGTCTGCCTGTATTACCGGATATCCGGTCCGCCTCCCGCACTGCTGAAACGGCCGTTCCGGCTGATCAGTTACGGGTTCTTCATGTGGGTGATCTGTGATGCGCTCCTGATGACAGGCACGTACGGGTTTCATTTCTCAACGGAAGATACCTCCAAGTTCACCCTTACCGCACTTACCCTGTATTCGTTCACCAGAATGATTATTCTGGTTGCTGTACTGCAGATATACGGAATCCTCAGGCGGGGCATCAATAATTTACAGGTGCTGTGGGATCAGATCACAACGCTGGAATGTATTGTGGGCAGTATCTGGTTTGTATTTTTTCAGGACGGGTCATACCGTCTGGCGGATCTTGATTACCGTACCCTTATCCTGTTCTTCTACCTGCTGGCCCCGCTGCTGACACTGGCCTCGCTGATGCTGATCTGGGTGTATATGAAGCGTGAATACCGTACAACGGGCTTCAAAATGCTGATTTTCTCCATTGCGCTGGTGTCCTCTGTGGATCTGGTCCAGGCGCTGAATAATGGGATTATGTCCGGCTACATCATAGACGGCCTTTATAAATTATCGATTGTGTGCACGGCTGCAAGCTGGATTCTGATTCAACAGTATCCGAAACAGGCGGAGCAAGGGCCTGCTGAAGCACAGCCTGTGACGGAAGGCCGGACCTTGAAGAGCGGAGTCCTGTTCATGGCGTATCCGGCACTGATTTTTATAATCAAAGGATTCTCTGTGTATGTTTTTCTTTATTTCACCATCATTATCATGGCTTATTTCATCGTCCGGCTGTATGCCAAACAGATCGCCTATACGAGAAAATTGCTGGAAACCGAAAGGGAGTACAGCGAGAAGCTGCGGCTCTACATGGATGTTGTTGAACAATCCCCATTGTCGATAGTCATCACCGATATGAATAGCCTCATTGAATACATAAACCCTTATTTCACGGAAGTTACCGGCTATACCAAGAACGAGGCCGTCGGCAATAAGCCGTCGATTCTAAGGTCAGACAAGAACCAGGCTGAAACGTACCGGAATATGTGGGAGAAGCTGACGCTTGAGGGCAAATGGCAAGGGGAATTCATTAACCGTAAGAAGGACGGGCAAGAGTACACCGAAGCGGTCATTATATCTTCTATCAAAAATGAAAGCGGCCAGACTACGCACTATGTGGGCATTAAGGAGAACGTCTCCGAATATAAGCGGATCAAAAAAGAACTGTCGGACCAGCTGTATTTCACCTCCCAGCTGGTGGATACTTTACCGCATCCGCTATTCTATATGGATGCCGAAGGCAATTTTATCGGCTGTAATACGGCCTATGAAGAAGCGTTCCAGATCTCCCGCCAGGTCTTTACGGGAACACCGATGAGCCGGCTCCCGCATCTCTCGAAGGAAGGCTTCGGGATTCTGAGTGAAATGAAGGAAGAAGTAACCGCCAGCGGACAGCCGGCGACCCGGCAGATTCAGCGCAGCTTCGCCACCGGGGAAGAGCATGATATTCTCTATTCCCTGTCTGCCTACCGGTTGTCTGACGGCACAGTGGGCGGGTACCTGGGGATTCTGACAGATATCAGTGATCTGAAGAATAAAGAGAAGGAGCTGCTGACCAGCCGGAATTTTCTGGATGCGATAATTAACCATATTCCGGTCATGATTAACGTCAAGGATGCGCAATCCTTGAAGATATTCAAGGCGAATCAGGCCGGAGCGTCGTTCCTCGGCTTAACTCCGGAAGAGATGGAAGGCAAGGATAATTACGATTTATACCCTGAGGAACTGGCAGGAAGGCTGAACGGCAGTGACCGGAAGGTACTGGAGACAGGCAGGCTCTTCAGCGAAATTGAGATTGTTACGGACGATGCCGAGCTCTGCAATCTGAAATATGTGCTGGCTTCGAAGGTGCCGATCCTGGATGCGGAGGGGAAACCCCTCTATCTCCTTAGTGTGTCCGAGGATATTACCGAGGTAAAGCGCAAGGAAGAGGAGCTGAAATACGCGCTTAATCTGGCGGAAGAGGCGACTGCTGCCAAATCGCAGTTCCTGGCGAATATGAGCCATGAGATCCGGACTCCGATGAATGCGATTATCGGAATGGCTTACCTGGCGCTGAAGACAGATCTGGATGCGAAGCAGAATGATTATATCTCCAAGATTCATAATGCCGGAACTTCACTGCTCGGCATCATTAATGAAATCCTCGATTTCTCGAAGGTGGAGTCGGGGAAGCTGGAGCTGGAGAATATTGATTTTGAGCTCCCGGATGTCATTGGGAATGTGGTGGATATCTCAGGACAGACTGCACTGGACAAGGGGCTGCAGATGTCTGTTCAGATTCCTCCGGATGTTCCGCGTCAGCTCAGCGGCGACCCGCTGCGGCTGGGACAGATTCTTACCAACCTTCTCAGCAACGCCGTGAAATTCACCGAGAGTGGTGAAGTGGTCATTCTGGTGGAAAGAATCAGCATGATCGACAGCATGACGAAGCTTAAATTCAGTGTGCAGGATACAGGGATCGGCATGAGCAAGGAGAGTGAAGGGAAGCTCTTCCAGGCGTTCACCCAGGCAGACAGCTCAACGACAAGAAGATTCGGCGGAACGGGACTGGGTCTGGCCATCAGCCGGAAGCTGGTGGAGATCATGGGCGGCAGCCTGTGGGTAGAGAGTGAGGAGGGGAAAGGGAGTACCTTCTCCTTCACGGCCTGGTTCGGAATTCCTGCTGTGCCGGACTCTGGAGCAAGAGTATTGACCGGTCAGGCATCTGGTGTGAAGGACAAGGATTACGGCCTGTCCGGTGTGCGGGTATTACTGGTGGAGGATAACGAGATTAATCAGCAGATTGCGGAAGAACTGCTGCTGAGCCAGGGGATGATCATTGATATTGCCGGCAACGGAGCGGAGGCCGTGCAGAAGATCGGGGAGATGTCCGCAGATCAGCCGTATCAGCTGGTGCTGATGGATCTGCAGATGCCGGTCATGGACGGGTTCGAAGCGGCGCGGATAATCCGGGCCAGAGAAGCTGAGTTGCCAATCATTGCGATGACCGCAAGGACTATGGAGGAGGAGCGGGAACGAAGCTTCGCAGCAGGCATGAACGGGCATGTGGCGAAGCCGGTCGATCCGGATATCCTGTTTGCCAAGATTAGCAGGTGGACATCGGATGCTCCCAGGGAGGATCAGCCGGATTACGATGAACGGGAGCGCGTACGTCCGTCGCAGGAGGCGCAAGAGACTTCCGGATTCCGCATTGAAGGTATTGATACAGAGAATGGCCTGAGACGTGTCGGAAGTAATGAGGCATTATATATACAGCTATTGCTGAAATATTCAGAGAGCCAGCGCCATACCGCCCGGAAGATCCGCGGCTTCATTAAGCAGGGGGATGAGGAAGCGGTGTATATGCTGGCACATAGTCTGAAGGGAGTTGCCGGGAATCTGGGTGTAACGGAAGTACAGAGACTTGCAGATTCCCTCGGCAAGCTGCCGAATTATCATGAGCAGCCTGCGAAGGTGGAAGCACTGCTGCTGAGGCTGGAGGCGGCTGTGCTGGAGAGCTTTACAGCGATTCGCGGGGAATGGGAGTCTGTAGAGCCCTCTGCCGCCCTGATTGCTGAAGTTTATCCGGAATCGGATGCACAGCCTCTGGCCCTTATAGCCGGTAAGCTGCTCGCGATGCTGAAGGATAGTGACAGTGAAGCCGTTGATTATTTCATTTCGGTGCGCAGACAGCTTGCAGAATACATGCAGCCAGAGCAGATGGTTCAGCTGGCGGACAGTTTGAACCGGTTTGAATATGAGGATGCCATCGCCAGTATTGAAACGGTGATACCAGAAAGTAATTATGAACAGAGGTTGATATAA